The stretch of DNA tAAAGCGATCTTCACGTcgcattaaacagcgccaaaacggtatttatgtttcgaatctcataataagatggacgtcatttgaaatcagagactttgcttcatatcaaaagtaacaaagcacaaagattattgtgatttattggatgggaggcgctacatattctgctcactcatcaactgaaaacagactaattgattcttgggatttaagaatcgatatcagttcgtaaaaatgagaatcaattaaaaaaaatttttacccagccctattgaacAGTCAATGTCCAATGTGGATTTTGGGGAGGGAAAAGTTCTCTTTGTCTTGTCTTGTGGCAcaatttgcataatttatgatGGTTTCAGAATTAGTAACTTTCACTTCAAAATACCTTAGAAATGGACTAATGCATGGTATCGTAACAGAACATACAAAGCATCCTGAGAGGATTCATTTAAGACCAAACATGACAGTGTGAAAAGACATAAAGACGGAGATACAGTCTTACACTCACATATAAAGGTTTAGGGGGTACAACTCACACAACTAAAGTCATAATTAAGCTTATATAATATGgatacatgcatgcacacttGAATACAACAATGGGTGCACTTTGGCATAATCATATTTTGAGGCTAAATGTAAATACAGTCTccatacgtgtgtgtgtgtgtgtgtttgtgatgtgTATTGGGGTTTTGGACAGTGTCTGTGGGCACATGGCCATTAACCCAACATGGGGTGATTTAGGGTGACTATTTTGAAGTCCCCGGAGCTGGTGAGAATGTCTTCTGCTTAGCTTCAATGAGGCAACAAAGATGACAATGGGGCAATCTGACCCAGACCTGCCGGAGCCATGGTCTGTGAGTTATATGAAGAAGGTCAAACGTTAAAAGCTTTCTTTAATTTAAAGTTGTGTTGATGATCCTGATCCTGTGCAGACGATTTCCAACTTCCTCCACATATCGCTCCAGTGGGCATTCCCTGATGGTCCAATCAGACCCTCATCCCAGGCCTCCCAAAAATAAGTCCTCTAAGAGGTCCAGACGGCCCCAGAAACCAGCCTTCCTCAAGCCCGCTTCAGCCTTCCTCGAGCCCGCTCCGGTCTGTCACGAGCCCACGCCAGCCTTCCACGAGCCGCCAAAAGAGACTGAATGGCTGATAGAGTTTTGGGTGGAACCGGCAGTCCTTCCAGCCTTCCACGAGCCCTCTCCAGTCTTCCACAAGGCCTCTCCAGGTTTCCACAAGCTGCCAAAGGAGGCGGAATGGTTAATAGACTTTTTGGCAGAACCAGTGTTCCCAAACCTTCCACGAGCCCACATCAGCCTTCCCCGAGCCTGCTCTAGGCTTCCACGTGCCCACACCAGCCTTCCCCGAGCCTGCTTCAGGCTTCCACGTGCCCGCACCAGCTTTTTGCTGCTGTGGTAACCAGTACCTGGTTTGGGGTTACAGCTTGGGGATTACGGAGTTAAAGAACTGTAACTCATAGTTTGCTTGTTGGTAAGGAGTATTAGGGCTGGATGATTAAtcaaattcagaacctctaaccaaCATAATTTTCCCTTGTTGGTtatttaatcctgttaatactttccCCTTAAAacatactactactactactactaataatacgtttattttatatagcgcctttctaCAAACTCAAGGTCGCTGTACAATATTATAACACAAATGACAACAGACAGgtaaacaatacaaaaacatCAAAGGCATAACACATAACATCATACAATCAGAGGTTAGAGAAGCAAGAAACAAAAAGATCAGTTTTAAGGTGGGTTTTGAAATCATGTAATGATGAGAGATCTCGAATGTGCTTGGGAATGTAGTTCCAGAGTGAGGGGGCTGAGATGTAAAATGCCTGACCACCAAATGATGAGTTTGTGATGTGGGATCAACAACAGACCAGTATCAGAAGATCTTAATGTGCACATAGGAGAGTAGGTTTGAATGAGATCAGAAATATACTGGGGGGGCAAGACCATGAAGTGCTTTGAATGTGATGAGGAGTATTTTGTATTGATTTCGGAATCAAACAGGTAGCCAATGGAGTCAGTGTAGAATGGGAGTAATGTGAGAAGATTTCTTTGAGTAAGTGAGAACCCTAGCTGCAGAGTTTTGAATGTATTGGAGCTTATTGTTGTGTTTGGTAAACCATAGAAAAGAGAATTACAATAGTCGATTCTGGAAGTAATGAAGGTGTGAACTAGTGTCCCAGCATCATTGGTATGTAAGAAGGGATGTAAATGTGCAGCATTACGGAGGTGAAAGAAGGCAGACTTAATGAGTGAAGAGATGTGTGGAAGGAAGGAGAGTGATGAGTCAAAGATTATACCCAGGATTTTAACAGAGGTGGAAGGTTGAACCAAGACACCTGCAATGTTAACACTGTCAAGACAGAAACGAGATACAGATTTTGGTGAACCAACAGTTAGTAGATCTGTTTTATCTGTGTTGAGTTTGAGAAAGTTACTGGTCATCCAAGTATTAATATCATGAATATTGTTACGTCCCACATAAGTCTAGGGGTAAATGTGGACGcaacaaaagtaaaatattttaaagagcGTTCATCTGAGTCCTGCCATAGCACCACAAGCAACAAATTTTccaaaaaatacaaagaaaagaaaaaggaagcAATAGCTTCAGGAGAGGGTAAagccaaaataataaacaaaaatgtaatctaactgaaatattttaaacctctaactaaactaacaaagaaaagaaaataacagAACTGTACCCTAACTCCCTTCCTGGCCCCAAAACAGGAGAAAATGGGGTTAAACAAAAATGGCGCCCGCCTCCCTACAGCttccaaataaaacaaaaatgagcAAAACACAAACAAGCAAATATTTAAGTAGCTGCTAAACCGGATGTTAATAGTAGCAGCTATAAACCAAATGATATAACAAACAGATAAAGGTGAAGGATAATATGAATGTTTAACTTTAACTCAAATAGCACAAGTAAGTGTTGGAGAATATCACAATGagcaaataaaagaaaacactACAATACCAAAGTAGAATATTAAGCAGCCCAACAACCAACAAATGTAACTGCAGCAACCAGCTAGGCAGGACAAAGACAACGCTCTGGAGAAAGCTCTTGGGGGAACGTTTTCTCAAAGTCTAGTAGCTGAAGCTACTAAGAAAAACACcacacattaaagaaaacaaCTTTTCTAATAGATCAATAAAGACTTCGTCTCTGGACGTAACAATATAAGCAGATATGGAGTTGATGAGAGAAGGAGAATTGTGTTGAAAACTAATATAGAGTTGGGTGTTGTCTGCATAGCAGTGGAAGTTGAAATCATGATGATGGATAATGTTACCTAATGGGAGCATGTAGATGATAAACAGTAAAGGCCCAAGAACAGAACCCTGGGGAACACCGTGAGAAACAGGGGCAGTAGTGGACAGTGCACAGTTTTTAAGTAAAGCAGTAGGAGCAGGATCAAGACGACAGAAAGATGCATTTGATTTCTTGATTAGCTCAGAGATATAAGCAGGGGTTGGAGGGTTAAAGTCAGTAAGAGTACCAGGTACAAAATCAGAGGGGAAGTCATGCAAGGGGTGAGAGGAGTTAGTAGGTGAAAAGAGATCATATAtgcgatttattttattttgaaagaagtgtaAGAATGACTCACAGAGGTCCGCTGAGTTACTCATGACAGGTGCAGGAGTGTTGGTGAGTTTATTGACCACAGAAAACAGTGTTTTGGGACGAGAGGATGCAGTAGTAATGAGGGTAGAGTAGTAGCGGGAGCGTGCAGTGTTTAGAGCAGATTTGTTTGACTGTATGTGTTCCTTGAAGGCAATAAGATGCATATTCAAACCGGTTTTCCTGTGAAGGCGTTTAAGGCGGTGACCAGTAGTTTTCAGTTTGCGAAATGCAGGAGTAAACCAGGGAGATGTATGTGTCGAGGGTACAAGTCTACATTTAAGAGAAGCGTGTATGTCAAGGGCATTGAAAATGGAGGCAATATTTTGGGCAAAGATTTCAGGGGCACTAGAGTGTACAGTAATATTGGACAGGTGTGTTTGTACAGATTCAGAAAACGTTAATGGATTGATAGAATTGAGGTTACGGTAGGTTATGGTGGTTGGGAAGAGGCATTACACAGTTTAGTTCAATGAAGAGGTGATCAGAAAGTCCCATTTGAGAGCCAAGCACGTGTACTACCGCGTGTGTAGTCGCATGACTCCGCTCCGTCCAGTCAGCAGCATGGAAGCAACAAGGAGGCAAACACTCAGACAACACACACAGTGTGTGAGAGGCGAGCCCCAAGGTGCGATGAATTTCActtgcgtcttcactaaacGTTTTTAACTGTATGTTTTTTAAGGCTTGCCAATTTGGACATTCAAGTGATTTTAGATGAATGATAGCATGTGTATAATTATATTGAGCTACTGTCCTATGATTTATCAGTAAAGTATCTTTAGTATATTTTTCTAATTTTGAAGTAACTACTtgcaacccacagcttcacaattaaaaCTGTAAAGCCCACTGTtgcagaattacaacatcactttaaacaatttaaaaagaaGGTTTGGGTTCTATTGTTTGTCTTCACAATGCTATTGAATAGAAGAAGTGTTTATAGTTCCAGTCATCTGGCCATGAACTCACTCTACCTTCAAACTTCGCGTTGAGCTCATCTCCTTTTTTTACATGACTGGATTTGTCAAGATTCAAGTAAGTAAAATTCCttacatattttttgtttattacaatgtctagAACACATAgatatttagttattttggaaAACATTAATCAAATTTGATTTAAGGTGCGTTCAcatttgtcatgtttggtttgattaaGAAGAACCCTAGTgtgattgctcggttagtgcggttcatttgaacatatgtgaacgctgccatccgaaccctggtgggCACTAAACAAGCGgtccgagaccgctgaaaaaaGGGTCTTGGTCCACTTCCaaatgaactctggtgcggttcgaattaTATATGAACACAACacagaccaaagacatgtaaacaaaccaaaaacaggaagaggagaccctaaaaaggacagaatcctcacatatatagttttttctcgtaatagtcgtcagacgcgcgtctccacgcagcagatcgtttgtgtgtgacggatggattcccgccactgttttgactcctttacacattttataagctcttcatgaGTTCCCAGGTGGCCAAAATATCATCACATCATATACCTGTTGCATTGTTCAGAGATAGGTGTGAATGGTCTTGAACATGAACTTGTGCTCTGGGGGGATGCATGTGTACCTTTTAGTATGATAAGTAGAGAGAATAATAGGCCAGCCAGACagtattgtttgaatgtagtattttgatttttgattagcatttgcattgaaattataatacttTGATGGATATAGATCTCTACCCTCGACACATGGTCTACCACCCCGTCTATTCCTTCAGTTTACTACAATATAAGACCCATATGtattattaacttatttatttttttaccttttcCATATCAGAATGCCAAGATGTTATCGGACCACCCCCCACTGGATGTATGCACAGACATGATTGCACATTTCCCAGTAAAGACGAAGAGAGGACGCTGCAGACCCTGCAATAATGGATACACAAATACACTGTGTAGCAAGTGCAGTGTTAGCCTGTACTTCTCAGATGAAAAGAACTGTCTTAGGGACTATCACTGCAAAACACAGACTTCATTCAAACCACATTGAAAGTGATAGaagaaaaagttttataaatatttttttttccctcaatatttttattaataaatgcttattcataaaaatatgattgtttGTGATTATTACTCATGATATATACTGTTATGGGGCTAAGTAAGCAATCAACCCTGCAAATGAATGCTTAAATGCTCTGTATATCTGTTCAGACAAAGTGAGTATAACAACTATAGAAATTCTGCTCCTAATTAGGTCCAACGTtgcaatattacaacatttccctaaaaacttactaaaaagtgaaaaaaaattgtcagaggcctcctaaaacaatatctgagaggtcaaaaaagaaatttactaatttttttctatatttgggTTTTACAGGGTTAATAGAAAGatggtatgactaattcacacaaccgcaatctctctctcattaatgcattcaaataaatgtacttgtactgtgctaatttatctgtatctggtttacaacgagcagaaatctgtaagaaatgttatgaaccataactaaaataacTGCTTAAAGTGAGCTATGTCATGTTGGAGCACTCTTTCATTAGGAAAAAATATCATCCCACCATTAATAATCAAGCATATTTATGGTACAAAACTTGTCTGTGAACTGAGGGCAAAACAAAAATTGTTCATTATACAAAGAAACCatgcctagtgtgagtacacccttaATGCCTGTTGCTTTGCGTCATTTAAACTGGggataactttttttatttgtcttttttttgcCTTAGACCTGATGCCGCTGAAAGAGGAGAGTCAAGATCTGAATGACATGAAGGAGAAAGATCTGAATGAGAAACAGCATGATTTCATAACTGAAGAAAAATCTTTTAGTTGCTCACAGACTGAAAAGACATCCTCACAAAAAAGAGAGACTAGAAGTCATTTCATCTGtaaacagtgtggaaagagtttcagtcagcgtaaaaaccttaaagtccacatgagagttcacaccggagagaagccttacacctgccaacagtgtggaaagagtttcaaccgaaaaggaaaccttaaagtccacatgaacgttcacactggagagagacaTTAttcctgccaacagtgtggaataAGTTTCACTCGAAAAGGAATCTTGAAAAGGCACATGGGAATTCACACTAGAGAGAAgtcttacacctgccaacagtgtgggaAAGTTTTTAACCTAAAAAGAAGTCTTAATTGCCACATGAGCATTCATACTGAAGAGAAGCATTTCagctgccaacagtgtggaaagagtttcagtcagcataaaaaccttaaagtccacatgagagttcacaccggagagaagccttatacctgccaacagtgtggaaagagtttcaaccGAAAAGGAacccttaaagtccacatgaacattcacactggagagagccgTTAttcctgccaacagtgtggaataAGTTTCACTCGAAAAGGAAACTTGAAAAGGCACATgggaattcacactggagagaagtcttacacctgccaacagtgtgggaAAGTTTTTAAGCTAAAAAGAAGTCTTAATTGCCACATGAgcattcatactggagagaagcatTTCagctgccctcagtgtggaaaaagtttcaaccGAAAAGGACGACTTAATTACCACATGAAATTTCACACTGAAGAGAAGCCTTTTacctgccctcagtgtggaaaaagtttcaaacTAACAGGACACCTTAAAGACCACATGAAAATCCACACAGGAGAGAAACCCTACAcgtgccctcagtgtggaaaaagtttcaaccGAAAAGGACGACTTAATTGCCACataagaattcacactggagagaagcctttcacctgccaacagtgtggaaaaagtttcaatataaaaggaaaccttaaagaacacatgagagttcacactggagagaaaccctaCACATACcctcaatgtggaaagagtttcagttaCAAAGGACAATTTAAAGCCCACataagaattcacactggagagaaaccctacacatgccctcagtgtggaaagagtttcaaccGAAAAGGATGACTTAATTGCCACATGAGagtccacactggagagaaaccctacacatgccctcagtgtggaaaaggTTTCATTCGAAAAGGACGACTTAATTGCCACATAAGatttcacactggagagaagctattcactgccaacaatgtggaaaaCGTTTCAACCAATCAGGATCCCTTAACAtgcacatgagaattcatactggagagaatccGTTCATATGTGATcgatgtggaaagagttttagaTATAAAGGAACCTTAAAGTACCACATGAGCCTTCACTCAAGGTTCACATAAGAGTTTTCGTTATATAGAGGACTTGTACCAGCCCTGAAAGCGCTGATATATTCACTGCAAAATTCATTTCCAGTCTTTTCTTAGTGGCAGCAGATTAAATTGAACATTCCAAGTGGCATTTATATGAAT from Chanodichthys erythropterus isolate Z2021 chromosome 8, ASM2448905v1, whole genome shotgun sequence encodes:
- the LOC137024065 gene encoding oocyte zinc finger protein XlCOF6-like, which translates into the protein MEFIKEESADIKIEESFSLKQEETETLTDLMPLKEESQDLNDMKEKDLNEKQHDFITEEKSFSCSQTEKTSSQKRETRSHFICKQCGKSFSQRKNLKVHMRVHTGEKPYTCQQCGKSFNRKGNLKVHMNVHTGERHYSCQQCGISFTRKGILKRHMGIHTREKSYTCQQCGKVFNLKRSLNCHMSIHTEEKHFSCQQCGKSFSQHKNLKVHMRVHTGEKPYTCQQCGKSFNRKGTLKVHMNIHTGESRYSCQQCGISFTRKGNLKRHMGIHTGEKSYTCQQCGKVFKLKRSLNCHMSIHTGEKHFSCPQCGKSFNRKGRLNYHMKFHTEEKPFTCPQCGKSFKLTGHLKDHMKIHTGEKPYTCPQCGKSFNRKGRLNCHIRIHTGEKPFTCQQCGKSFNIKGNLKEHMRVHTGEKPYTYPQCGKSFSYKGQFKAHIRIHTGEKPYTCPQCGKSFNRKG